The following are from one region of the Variovorax sp. V213 genome:
- a CDS encoding response regulator gives MALITFLVEDNKTIRDNLVPALEDLVNGQIVGFAETESDALAWLASHPHDWQLLIVDLFLKEGSGLGVLSGCKARGPGQRVVVLSNYVTADIRARCEALGADAVFDKSRDLDAFIEYCNTDRPSGLAGLN, from the coding sequence ATGGCCCTCATCACGTTCCTCGTCGAGGACAACAAGACCATCAGGGACAACCTGGTCCCGGCTCTCGAAGATCTGGTCAACGGCCAGATCGTCGGCTTCGCCGAAACCGAATCCGATGCGCTCGCCTGGCTCGCTTCCCATCCCCACGATTGGCAGTTGCTCATCGTTGACCTGTTCCTGAAAGAAGGCTCCGGGCTGGGCGTGCTGTCGGGCTGCAAGGCCCGCGGGCCGGGCCAACGCGTGGTGGTGCTGAGCAACTACGTGACAGCCGACATCCGTGCGCGTTGCGAGGCACTGGGCGCCGACGCGGTCTTCGACAAGTCGCGCGACCTCGACGCGTTCATCGAATACTGCAACACCGATCGGCCTTCGGGCCTTGCCGGCTTGAACTGA
- a CDS encoding SPFH domain-containing protein: protein MEFSVPIIILVIAVIVISQSVKFVPQQNAWVRERLGKYHSTMTPGPNFLIPFIDKVAYKHSLKEIPLDVPSQICITRDNTQLQVDGILYFQVTDPMRASYGSSNYIVAVTQLAQTSLRSVIGKLELDKTFEERDVINAQVVAAIDEAALNWGVKVLRYEIKDLTPPKEILLAMQAQITAERGKRALIAASEGRRQEQINIATGEREAFIARSEGEKQAQINNAQGEAAAITAVATATADAIERVAAAIRQPGGEQAVQLKVAERAVDAYGKVAADSKTTLIVPSNMTETAALIASAMRMVQAGKPSNPT from the coding sequence ATGGAATTTTCGGTTCCCATCATCATCCTGGTCATCGCGGTCATCGTCATCAGCCAGTCGGTCAAGTTCGTGCCGCAGCAGAACGCCTGGGTGCGCGAGCGCCTGGGCAAGTACCACAGCACCATGACGCCCGGGCCCAATTTCCTGATCCCCTTCATCGACAAGGTCGCCTACAAGCACAGCCTGAAGGAAATTCCACTCGACGTGCCGAGCCAGATCTGCATCACGCGGGACAACACCCAACTGCAGGTCGACGGCATCCTGTACTTTCAGGTGACCGACCCGATGCGCGCGAGCTACGGCTCGTCGAACTACATCGTGGCCGTGACGCAGCTGGCGCAAACGTCGCTGCGCAGCGTGATCGGCAAGCTCGAGCTCGACAAGACCTTCGAGGAGCGCGACGTCATCAACGCCCAGGTGGTTGCGGCCATCGACGAGGCGGCGCTCAACTGGGGTGTGAAGGTGCTGCGCTACGAAATCAAGGACCTGACGCCGCCCAAGGAAATCCTGCTGGCCATGCAGGCGCAGATCACCGCCGAGCGCGGCAAGCGCGCGCTCATCGCGGCTTCGGAGGGCAGGCGCCAGGAACAGATCAACATCGCCACCGGCGAGCGCGAAGCCTTCATTGCCCGCTCCGAGGGCGAGAAGCAGGCCCAGATCAACAACGCCCAGGGCGAGGCGGCCGCCATCACCGCCGTGGCCACCGCCACCGCCGACGCCATCGAGCGGGTGGCGGCGGCCATCCGCCAGCCCGGCGGCGAGCAGGCCGTGCAGCTCAAGGTGGCCGAGCGCGCGGTCGATGCCTACGGCAAGGTTGCGGCCGACTCCAAGACCACGCTGATCGTGCCAAGCAACATGACTGAAACCGCCGCGCTCATCGCGTCGGCCATGCGCATGGTCCAGGCCGGCAAGCCCTCGAATCCGACCTGA
- a CDS encoding NfeD family protein, protein MANSTIWWLIAGAAIVLELLSGTVYLLLLATGFAAAAVAAHVGAGTVAQLVVAAVVGVGAVLAWYVVQRRRPGPLPTGSNRDVNLDIGEIIHIEAWNPDGTATVRYRGAQWTVVPRTGHAPATGEHRVVEVIGSRLVVEKT, encoded by the coding sequence ATGGCGAATTCCACCATCTGGTGGCTGATAGCGGGAGCCGCCATCGTGCTCGAATTGCTCTCGGGTACGGTTTACCTGCTGCTGCTGGCCACGGGCTTCGCAGCGGCGGCCGTTGCGGCGCACGTTGGCGCGGGAACGGTCGCGCAACTCGTCGTGGCGGCTGTGGTCGGCGTGGGCGCGGTCCTGGCCTGGTATGTGGTGCAGCGCCGACGCCCGGGCCCGCTTCCCACCGGCTCGAACCGCGACGTCAACCTGGACATCGGCGAGATCATCCATATCGAGGCATGGAACCCCGACGGCACGGCCACCGTGCGCTATCGGGGAGCCCAGTGGACCGTGGTTCCGCGCACCGGCCACGCGCCGGCCACAGGCGAGCACCGCGTGGTCGAGGTCATCGGCAGCCGCCTCGTGGTCGAGAAGACCTAG